In Miscanthus floridulus cultivar M001 unplaced genomic scaffold, ASM1932011v1 os_1245_1_2, whole genome shotgun sequence, one genomic interval encodes:
- the LOC136533828 gene encoding omega-hydroxypalmitate O-feruloyl transferase-like — MVVEMKENGGAVVAAAGEKQQQALQLMSVKRGHATLVPPAEATPTGGQYYLSNLDQNIAVIVQTVYCYKPGDGKGDVAGALRDALARVLVHYHPLAGRLGISPEMKLTVELTGEGAVFVEADAACDLADVGDLTKPDPAALGQLVYSVPDAKHILEMPPMTAQVGT; from the exons ATG GTTGTGGAGATGAAGGAGAACGGCGGCGCGGTGGTGGCCGCGGCAGGCGAGAAGCAGCAGCAGGCGCTGCAGCTGATGAGCGTGAAGCGCGGGCACGCGACGCTGGTGCCGCCGGCGGAGGCGACGCCGACGGGCGGGCAGTACTACCTGTCGAACCTGGACCAGAACATCGCGGTGATCGTGCAGACGGTGTACTGCTACAAGCCGGGCGACGGCAAGGGCGACGTGGCGGGCGCGCTCCGCGACGCGCTGGCGCGCGTGCTGGTGCACTATCACCCGCTGGCGGGGCGGCTGGGGATCAGCCCGGAGATGAAGCTGACGGTGGAGCTCACCGGCGAGGGCGCCGTGTTCGTGGAGGCCGACGCCGCCTGCGACCTCGCGGACGTCGGCGACCTCACCAAGCCCGACCCGGCCGCGctcggccagctcgtctactCCGTCCCCGACGCCAAGCACATCCTCGAGATGCCCCCCATGACTGCGCAGGTAGGTACCTAG